AGGACCGGCGTTCAAGGACGAGGAGGGCATAGGCGATGATGGTCATCGTTCTTGAGAACGCGCCGCCCCGGCTGCGCGGCAGGTTGGCCGTGTGGCTGCTGGAGGTGCGCGCCGGCGTCTTTGTGGGCAATTACTCGCGCAAGGTGCGTGAGATGATATGGGACCAGGTTGCCGGCAACCTGGAAGAGGGCAATGCCGTAATGGCCTGGGCCAGCCGCGATGA
This genomic interval from Oceanidesulfovibrio indonesiensis contains the following:
- the cas2e gene encoding type I-E CRISPR-associated endoribonuclease Cas2e, with protein sequence MMVIVLENAPPRLRGRLAVWLLEVRAGVFVGNYSRKVREMIWDQVAGNLEEGNAVMAWASRDEGGFSFETLGENRRIPCEMDGLRLVSFLPLPDEDEQGECEVDND